The nucleotide window TTGTGATTTGGTCTAAATAAATCTTGTGATGAGTGTAGATGTGGTATTTGGGCAACATATATGGCAAAGTACTCCTGGAAGGGGAAATGCTAACTGCGGAAATCTATTCTTATAAACCTAGTGCTATTTCTACTCTAAAAGtgtccacacacacacacacacacacacacacacacacacacacacacagttGAAACTTAACCGTATAATTTTTGTTACCATTTTCCACCCGTGTGAACGTAATAACATTACAATTTAAGCATTGCAATTTAAGCTTCAAAACTTGTGTTGTAACTTTCTCATTTTCTAATCTTCACCCGGGTCTCATAATAATCTTTTTTTAGGAAAAGATTATTTCTATCCAATACTAGTTACTTCTCAGTTGCATGGATTTACAAATTACTTTGCCCGAAAGTGGAGCAAAGCCCCATCCAAACCGTGATGGTCGCAACCTTGCCGACGAGGGTGAGCCATGACCTCGCTGGAGGTGGGTAGGATTAGACAGCCCTCGAGCTCGAGACAGCCTACAATGGCATCCCCAGTGAGAGCTGGGCAGGGGAACTTGCCAGGCGTGAGGTAGGGGGCAGGCTGGGGGAGGAGGGGATGAAATCGTGggttgggtgaggaagatgaacCATGTCGCTTGGATGGAAAGAAGAACAAGAGGAACATAAGGTGTTGGATTTAAATCGTATAGTTGAGAGGGAGGAACCGTAAATTGACTAAAACGAAAATAGTGTTTAGTCGCATGATCCATAGGTGCTCCCTTGTTTTTTTATAACAATACAATTTTCTGCACACACAAAAAAAAATGATATTCGCTATGTTTCACATCGGCCCATGCGGGTCGGCACATCACAACTTGCCTATAAAAAGGCCTAGCACGGCACAACCCATGTCCACCCTTTTATAAAACGGTCGTGCCATGCAGGCCCGAAGGCCTGGGCTCGGGTATTGGCTTGGCACGTGACGTAAAAAGGGTGGCCCGTCATGACACATCTATGTGCCGGCCGTCGTGTTAAAAAGGTGCAAAGAGCAGTAAAAATGTCAAAATATAACCCAAAAAGGCTTAAATTTTCAGCTTAAAAAGACCTTTTTTTAGGCAAGCTTAAAAGGCCTACACTTTTTTTTGAGACACCTTAAAAGGCCTACACAGCACTAAAAGGCCGTACCGGGCCGGTTAGGCTTGGCCTGGCCCATATGAGCAGGTTAGGGGCCCCAATGTCCCAATTCCCCGACCTGAGCCCCCTTTTGCTAAAAAAAAAGAGCGAAGTGACCCCCAGCCGCCGTTGTCGCCTCGCCGGCGACATGCCTCTCGCCGCCGATGCAGATGCCTGCTCCATCTGCGCACCACCACCAGTACGGAACCTCCGCTTCCGGCGAGCTTCCGCGGCCGGTGGTCTGTCCCCTCCTACCGGCACTGCCACGTCGGATCCGGGTATCTGACGCTACCCGCCTCCCCCGCAGCCGTATTCAGCCGCCGGCCGTGCTGCTCTCTGGGCTACCAGGCCCTGTAAGGTACGGCGAACCCTAGTCGCACAGCGCAGTGATTTGTCTATCTGGGCTGACGCATATGGTGCGACTGGTCAGGGGGCATTTTTTCCCCCTGTTGCTGGAGTTTGTCATGCACCGTTGATGTAATGCAAACTCGAAGCCTTAGGAGATTAGGAGGAACTAGGAATTAGGAGAAGAGATGTAAGCAAGCCCAACATAGATAGTTTGCCGTTTCTTCCATCGCTGAAACCGCGAAACATTCAGTTGCATCGTAGAGGGGATTTTCAGTTCACTGCTGTGTTGCATGTAGGAATCAGATTCATGGAGTGGCGGCATGGAAGAAATATATAGGCTGGTTTCCGATGGCAAATGACAGAAATATATTACTACATAGAAGATGAATTCTTGCAATTCTTCGTTTCAAGATGTAAAATGGAACGAACATGATAAGCGGTCATCGGACAACAGGGGAAAAAAACCCAGTATAAATCACTAAAAACGTGGTGTCGTAGTGGGCAAGAATGTGGTATAATGTATCATTTTAGCTTTATACACATAGAGCCACAAACAGGTGACTAATATATTTATTAAATATATATTCTGTCCATATTCATTGTGTACTCAAGTTTTTAGTCTTTGTTTCTTCGCACCTAGTTTAATTTTGAGCTTCAATTCTTCTGTGGTTAATATGGACctggaatcagagaaaaccatagATAGACATTCAAAGTCCATGTTTTACTTTCAAACATGGGCTATACCCTTTGCTCTCTAAATCTGATTCCAATATTGTTGGGTCAAACTGTTTGTAATAGTGGACTAAACTCTTAACTAGCTACTGATATATTTCAAACAATCGGAGGTTATAGGGGGTCTCCCCTATTAATTGTGTTTGGAGGAATGACGAAACACCATATTCTAGAAGAAAGCAAGTATTTggaatttattttattttattcagGGCCAAATGACTCATATCAATCACTTGGTCGTTGCCTTACAGGACTGAAGCTCTTACTACTTTTCACCACCACCCTGCAACATAGTACTACCGCTTATGGGTCTGAGTCCTCTGGGAGCATCCGCATGGCACGGCCTGACTGCCCAGACAAGTGTGGTAACATCAGCATCCCGTACCCGTTCGGCACCGGGAAAGGCTGCTTCCAAGAACCCTTTAGTGTCACATGCAATGCCAGTGGGCCATATCTAGCTTCAACCAGAGTTAGGATACTGGACATCAATCTTACCATGGGCGAGATTCGTGTTCTGAATCCACGTATAGCATGGGAATGCAACTACACCGACGGCACCAATAGCAGCGGTTCGGATGGGTTAAGACTTGATCCTTTTCATAAGCTTTCCGACACCAAGAACAAGTTGATATCGATCGGTTGTGCTACACTTGGATTTATCGGAGGAATCACCAAGGGCGAGAACCAGGTTTTGTTCCCCATTGTTAACTCATGCTTTTCATTCTGCACTGACGCAAGTAGCATGAATGGTAGCACACAGTGCGTTGGCATGGGTTGCTGCGAAACCCCCTTTCCAGGAAACATCAGCTCCTTTCGCACCGGATCTAGACCATTAACAATATACAACTCTATCACCCAGCCTTCCCGCCCATGCAGCTACACATTCGTTGCTGAGGAGGACTGGTTCAAGTTCAATCATTCATATATCATCTCTACAAATTTTGCAACTAAATATACAGAGGGGGTCCCTTTGGTACTAGATTGGGTTGTTGGTAATAAAAGTTGTTCGGAAGCCACCAAGATGGGATCACAGTATGCATGCCAAGCCATGAACAGTGAATGCATCGGTGTCTCCAATGGCCCCGGTTACCGCTGCAAGTGCTCTCAAGGTTATGAGGGCAATCCCTACCTACAAGGAGGGTGCCAAGGTACGTATATGCATCTTGCAGACTCAACCTACACTCTTTCTATCAGTTGATCCATGTTGGCATTCTCCTCACTTCCTTGAAATGACAGATATCAATGAGTGCGAACCTCCAAACCAGTCCTTCTATCCTTGCAAAGGTAAATGCAGAAATACCGATGGAAACTACATCTGTCTATGCCCATCAGGATTCAGGAGCGATGATCCCAAGAGCATACCCTGCGTTCCAGCTGACCCAAAGAAAGCGTTGAAGGTGGTTTTAGGTAATGAGGTTGTTACTTGTTAGTAATCAAAATATTATGTACCAATTATACAACTCCAAGTACACTTTGTATGCATGTTATATGGAACCCAATGGCGCAGTATGTTGCACTGGTTTTTTGGCAAACGTGGACAGTGCCGCTAGTTGAACTGATGGTGATTAACtatcatgattttcaggcatatCCTTCAGTATTGTCTTCCTCATGGTTTGTATCTTTGCTCTACGGGCTGAGTATCAGAAAAGGAAGCTTGCCGAAGAGAAGGACAAATTCTTTGACCAGAATGGTGGTCAGGTATTATATCGCCAAATTATGTCAAAAGAAGTCGACACATTGAAGATATTCACACaagaagatctgaagaaggctacaaacgattTTGACAAGAGCAAAGAACTGGGAAGGGGTGGTCATGGCACTGTCTACAAGGGCGTTCTGAAGGATAGCAGGGTAGTGGCCGTGAAACGCTCAAAGATAATGAACGTGGCCGAAACTGATGAATTCGTGCAGGAGATTATTATACTTTCACAGACCAACCACCGGAATGTGGTCAGGCTTCTAGGCTGCTGCTTAGAGGTGGAAGTCCCCATACTGGTCTACGAATTCATTCCAAATGGCACTCTATTTGAGTTCATCCATCGTAGCTACGGGAGTCCACCTCCGTCGCTGGACACCCGTCTCAGGGTCGCTCAAGAATCCGCCGAAGCACTGGCGTATCTGCATCTGTCCATGAACCACCCTATAGTGCACGGGGATGTCAAGTCTATGAACATTCTCTTGGACGAGAACTACATGGCGAAGGTGACTGACTTTGGGGCATCAAGGACACTCCCCAAGGACGCGGCCCAGTTCATGACATTGGTGCAGGGCACCCTTGGTTACCTGGACCCTGAGTACCTGCAAGAGCGACAGCTCACGGAGAAGAGTGATGTCTACAGTTTCGGGGTCGTGCTGCTGGAGCTGATCACAGGGAAGACAGCGATCTATAACGACGGGCCCAATGAAGGCAAGAGCCTCGTGCGGTCCTTCCTGCTCGCGATGAAGGAGGACAGCCTCGAGGACATTCTGGACCCGAGCATCGTGCGCGCAGGGACGGAGACGCTGCTGGGAGAAGTGGCCGAGCTCGGGAGGATGTGCTTGGGTCCCATGGGTGAAGAGAGGCCTTCCATGACCCAGGTGGCCGATAGGCTGAAGGCTCTGCGAAGCACCTGGAGGGAAGAGCTGGTGCTGGACCGTGCCGTGACGGAAAATATGGTCGTGCACATGCCACCTGCAGCAGCTCCAGTGCCCGGGGATCTCGCGTCATCGTCATCGGGAGCCCCCTCGACGGTGCCGGACATGTCCGGAATGAGCATGGAGGCACCCAGATGATGGTTTAATTTGAACCTTCCTTGGGAGTTGTAGTGCCAGGAGGAAATGTGTGCGTTAAGAGGCGTAGAGCTTCCAAGATTTATACACTGTCCAGCAGAAATGTACAGGTAGTTCTACTGTATTAGAGGTATCCAAGTAGATGTTGTAATTTGCTGTGTGTTTGGTGTTTCAGTGTGGAGTTTGCAATGTGTGTGAAGGGACACAAAATGCAGTTCCCTTGCTTCTAGTATTCAGGGTTAGTGTGAAGGGAAAATTCAGTATGAGAATCCAGTGTTAGTGTTAAGGGAAAATTCAGTTCCCAGCAACCGATCGATCATCGATCAAATTGGATTTTTTTCTTAAAATAACATTGGTATCTATTAATCAAATAAGCAGGATAAACAACTCTGGAAAATAAAACAATTACATTGAAATCCCCGATGCGTCGGTAGCTCGTTGCTCCTTCCAGAGCTAGCTTATAGCTGTTGATCATGGACGAGAAGTCATCAAGGCTATGGTTGTGCCAAACATCGTCGAGGAGAAGAAGTGGTCATAGCCGGAAGAGTCATGTATCCAATAGGTCTCGTctaacctagccgccgccaccacctctgTCTCCACCACCATAGGTCTGTTCCTCCTTCGGCCGGCCTCACCGGCGTCGGGAGGGGTGGGGAACTCGGTCTATGAGTGGAGTTTTCAATAAAGTTAGTGTTTCTCAATAGATTGGATTGGGGTTTTGGTAGCTGTCTTCTTCTTCGATGGAGATGGTTTCGTCTACAATAAGTAATTTTCGGCCCTTGGTTCGACGACGAGATCTCCTTCCCCGCGTCAATGGTGGTGTTGAAAGATTATATTTGTCTAGGTATTGTTCTTCAGAACTTGCTTCACCAGATCGATTTTGGATTATTTTTTCCTCACGGGTGCCGCGAGGAGGATTGTCCTCGCAATATCTGTCCCGGCTACTATGTCCTCAACAATGGTGATTCGTTCTCTCGGCTCCCAATGACGTCGACCAAGTTGTTCGATTGTTTTTCCCTGGAATATCGGTGTTGGTACTCTTGCCAATGTTGGTTGATTACTTTAATGGCTGCGTGCGTGCACAAAGCCTTGGCATTGCAGCTCAAAATTAAAATTATGGAAGAACCTTCGTTGGTATTCACAGGTCTGTGGTTTGGTATCTTTGCCATTGTTCTAGGGTTGTCTTTAGAAAAGTACAAGATCGTATCATGGAAGAAGAAAGGGCTTGAAGATGTCGAAGATTTACTTGTCTCCTTTAGTCTTTATTTTGTAAGCACTATAGTCAGCTCATGTATGATGTATCTATACCATGTAATGTTAGCTACTATAATATATATGGTATTGATTGTCAAAAAAAAGCCGATTGTAGGGGTGCACTAACATGACAAAGATGAGGCTGGGGAACCCAATTGCAAAGGTAAGCCGGCGCCACTGCCACATCGACATACCCTGCAAACTCTAGCCTCAACGTCGAGAGGAATCTATGCCCGCGAATCATGGACAATAATCTAGGGATTCAAAGACCAGTGTTTAAAACAAACAACCCTTACAAAGATTAGGCCAATTTCAACAAACATTTAGTAATCGATTTGTAGCAAATTATAAATTACCTTGTGTCCAACCTTTAGAAAACTAGGTGCGTGAAAATGGCACAATCAAACCGGCATGCTAACCGAAATTGTGCCATCGACTACCCTCCCCTCACCGACGTCCGCCTCCTCATCGCCCACCCTAACCCTAATTTTGTTTTTCGCCCTCTTGTCTCATCCTCCCGGCTCCCGAGGTTCAATAGTCATCGTTTGTTTTTCGCCCTCTTGTCTCATCCTCCCAGCTCCCGAGGTTCCATAGTCATCGCTTCAGTACAACGCAGCATGCCATGTGGCAATGCCTACCAATTTTCCTTCACAAGTGACAAGTGGACCGCCACCGCGGTGCCGAGCCAATTGACTAATCACAGTCGAACCTCATGCCACGTCAGCACAACCAACCCACAAATGCAGTTAAGGCGAAGAGCTGACTCGACTGTGCAGACGAGGAGCGCTATCTCCCTGACAGGTAGGACATGGCGAACGAGTCGTATTTGCTGAGCACCGACGCCGACGAGGCGGCCCTCCCGGCCGGGCCCGCCGACGGCAGCCGGAACGGCCCGCCGCCGCGCGCGCGGGCGTGGCCGAGCGCCAGCAGGTCCTCCATGATCGTGTCCGACGGCGGCGGCGCCTCCACCTCCCCGGCGAGCCTCCCCTCCAGCATCTCCAGCACGCGCGCCATGCTCGGCCGCGCCCCGGCCTTCTCCTGCGCGCACCACAGCGCCACGTGCACCGCGCGCCGCACCGCCGCCTTCTCCGGTTCCCCGACGTCGGCGCCGACGAGCCTCCGGTCGACGACCTCCATCACGCGCCCCGCCCGGGTCATCTCGGCGGCGATCTTGGGCAGGTACGACCACCCGCCGTCCTCCTCGGGCCGCACGCAGCGGCGGCCGGCGACCAGCTCAAGCAGCACCATCCCGTAGCTGTAGACGTCGGACTTCTCCGTGACGCCGGCGCCCAGGAGCCACTCGGGCGCCAGGTAGCCCGCGGTGCCGCGCACCGCCGTGACCA belongs to Triticum urartu cultivar G1812 chromosome 7, Tu2.1, whole genome shotgun sequence and includes:
- the LOC125521006 gene encoding wall-associated receptor kinase 3-like isoform X1, yielding MACCSSAQSAPPSSPSSWFISSYISLARAAASAQAPVEGGAAGETRPAAPIMDWSLTAGLKLLLLFTTTLQHSTTAYGSESSGSIRMARPDCPDKCGNISIPYPFGTGKGCFQEPFSVTCNASGPYLASTRVRILDINLTMGEIRVLNPRIAWECNYTDGTNSSGSDGLRLDPFHKLSDTKNKLISIGCATLGFIGGITKGENQVLFPIVNSCFSFCTDASSMNGSTQCVGMGCCETPFPGNISSFRTGSRPLTIYNSITQPSRPCSYTFVAEEDWFKFNHSYIISTNFATKYTEGVPLVLDWVVGNKSCSEATKMGSQYACQAMNSECIGVSNGPGYRCKCSQGYEGNPYLQGGCQDINECEPPNQSFYPCKGKCRNTDGNYICLCPSGFRSDDPKSIPCVPADPKKALKVVLGISFSIVFLMVCIFALRAEYQKRKLAEEKDKFFDQNGGQVLYRQIMSKEVDTLKIFTQEDLKKATNDFDKSKELGRGGHGTVYKGVLKDSRVVAVKRSKIMNVAETDEFVQEIIILSQTNHRNVVRLLGCCLEVEVPILVYEFIPNGTLFEFIHRSYGSPPPSLDTRLRVAQESAEALAYLHLSMNHPIVHGDVKSMNILLDENYMAKVTDFGASRTLPKDAAQFMTLVQGTLGYLDPEYLQERQLTEKSDVYSFGVVLLELITGKTAIYNDGPNEGKSLVRSFLLAMKEDSLEDILDPSIVRAGTETLLGEVAELGRMCLGPMGEERPSMTQVADRLKALRSTWREELVLDRAVTENMVVHMPPAAAPVPGDLASSSSGAPSTVPDMSGMSMEAPR
- the LOC125521006 gene encoding wall-associated receptor kinase 3-like isoform X2 → MARPDCPDKCGNISIPYPFGTGKGCFQEPFSVTCNASGPYLASTRVRILDINLTMGEIRVLNPRIAWECNYTDGTNSSGSDGLRLDPFHKLSDTKNKLISIGCATLGFIGGITKGENQVLFPIVNSCFSFCTDASSMNGSTQCVGMGCCETPFPGNISSFRTGSRPLTIYNSITQPSRPCSYTFVAEEDWFKFNHSYIISTNFATKYTEGVPLVLDWVVGNKSCSEATKMGSQYACQAMNSECIGVSNGPGYRCKCSQGYEGNPYLQGGCQDINECEPPNQSFYPCKGKCRNTDGNYICLCPSGFRSDDPKSIPCVPADPKKALKVVLGISFSIVFLMVCIFALRAEYQKRKLAEEKDKFFDQNGGQVLYRQIMSKEVDTLKIFTQEDLKKATNDFDKSKELGRGGHGTVYKGVLKDSRVVAVKRSKIMNVAETDEFVQEIIILSQTNHRNVVRLLGCCLEVEVPILVYEFIPNGTLFEFIHRSYGSPPPSLDTRLRVAQESAEALAYLHLSMNHPIVHGDVKSMNILLDENYMAKVTDFGASRTLPKDAAQFMTLVQGTLGYLDPEYLQERQLTEKSDVYSFGVVLLELITGKTAIYNDGPNEGKSLVRSFLLAMKEDSLEDILDPSIVRAGTETLLGEVAELGRMCLGPMGEERPSMTQVADRLKALRSTWREELVLDRAVTENMVVHMPPAAAPVPGDLASSSSGAPSTVPDMSGMSMEAPR